One Paenibacillus riograndensis SBR5 DNA segment encodes these proteins:
- the dtd gene encoding D-aminoacyl-tRNA deacylase — MRVVVQRCKEARVSVEDTVTGAIGQGLMLLVGVTHEDTEQDAKYLADKITGLRIFEDEVGKMNFSVTDTGGAILSVSQFTLYGDCRKGRRPNFMAAAAPAEAERLYDYFNQELRNGGLQVETGVFGAMMDVSLTNWGPVTLLLDSRG; from the coding sequence ATGAGAGTAGTGGTGCAGCGCTGCAAGGAAGCCAGGGTAAGCGTAGAGGATACAGTGACCGGAGCGATCGGACAAGGATTGATGCTGCTGGTCGGCGTTACCCATGAAGATACAGAGCAGGACGCCAAGTATTTGGCTGATAAAATTACCGGACTCCGCATTTTTGAGGATGAAGTCGGCAAGATGAATTTCAGCGTCACCGATACAGGAGGCGCGATATTGTCCGTGTCACAGTTCACGCTGTATGGAGACTGCCGCAAAGGCCGGCGGCCGAACTTTATGGCTGCGGCTGCACCTGCCGAAGCAGAGCGGCTGTACGATTACTTCAATCAGGAATTGCGGAACGGCGGGCTTCAGGTGGAGACCGGTGTTTTTGGAGCGATGATGGATGTGTCCCTGACCAACTGGGGGCCGGTAACGCTTTTGCTGGACAGCCGTGGCTAA